In Leishmania donovani BPK282A1 complete genome, chromosome 35, the following are encoded in one genomic region:
- a CDS encoding 40S ribosomal protein S6, putative, which produces MLQRPWRDAFRGVCMLLSGFVVRLHFFFCYPLFGLSRGYHCVCHAHAVSSHTHARGSVTRPPLWASVSRVLSCRPVSWFRCTYCFAFACDALSCVCVCVCVCV; this is translated from the coding sequence ATGCTCCAGCGGCCTTGGAGGGATGCCTTCAGAGGCGTATGTATGCTACTGTCAGGCTTTGTTGTCCGacttcatttttttttttgctatCCTTTGTTTGGTCTTTCAAGAGGCTATCATTGCGTCTGCCATGCACACGCAGTGAgctcacacacgcatgcgcgcggaTCCGTGACACGCCCTCCTTTATGGGCTTCTGTTTCAAGGGTGCTTTCCTGTCGGCCTGTTTCTTGGTTTCGGTGTACGTACTGCTTTGCCTTTGCCTGTGACGCTctctcctgtgtgtgtgtgtgtgtgtgtgtgtgtgtg